One Nocardia iowensis DNA window includes the following coding sequences:
- a CDS encoding response regulator transcription factor encodes MSGAPAEQAPEARVLVVDDEPMIVELLAVSLRYQGFAVDTAADGAQALDKARSFRPQALIVDVMMPGMDGFGLLRRLRADGIDAPVLFLTARDEVQDKITGLTLGADDYVTKPFSLEEVVARLRVILRRAGHTAPERESSRIRFEDIELDDDTHEVWKAGEPVALSPTEFTLLRYFMVNAGTVLSKPRILDHVWRYDFGGEVGVVETYVSYLRKKVDTGDERLIHTLRGVGYVMRAPSRSRSAGK; translated from the coding sequence ATGAGTGGTGCGCCTGCGGAGCAGGCACCCGAGGCGCGGGTGCTGGTGGTCGACGACGAGCCGATGATCGTGGAGCTGCTCGCGGTGAGTTTGCGCTACCAGGGCTTCGCCGTGGACACCGCCGCCGATGGGGCGCAGGCGCTGGACAAGGCGCGCAGTTTCCGGCCGCAGGCGCTGATCGTCGATGTGATGATGCCGGGCATGGACGGCTTCGGCCTGCTGCGCCGTCTGCGAGCGGACGGCATCGATGCCCCCGTGCTGTTCCTGACCGCACGCGACGAGGTGCAGGACAAGATCACCGGCCTCACCCTCGGCGCCGACGACTACGTCACCAAGCCGTTCAGCCTGGAGGAGGTGGTCGCCCGGTTGCGGGTGATCCTGCGTCGCGCCGGGCACACCGCGCCGGAGCGGGAGAGTTCGCGAATCCGGTTCGAGGACATCGAACTCGACGACGACACCCATGAGGTGTGGAAGGCGGGCGAGCCGGTCGCCTTGTCCCCCACCGAGTTCACGCTGCTGCGCTACTTCATGGTCAACGCGGGCACCGTGCTGAGCAAGCCGCGCATCCTGGATCACGTGTGGCGCTACGACTTCGGCGGCGAGGTCGGCGTCGTCGAAACCTACGTCTCGTATCTGCGCAAGAAGGTCGACACCGGCGACGAGCGCCTCATCCACACCCTGCGCGGCGTCGGTTACGTCATGCGCGCACCGAGCCGCAGCCGGTCGGCCGGGAAATGA
- a CDS encoding MCE family protein, which yields MTRPRRMATLVVGLAVALGISGCEWDGLNSLPMPGTEGTMDGAYRVRIQMPNVTTLTRNSPVRVDDVTVGTVSNIEVEGWHALVTVTLNPSVRLPANAVAKIGQTSLLGSNHVELAAPTDTAPQGQLKGGDVIPLERAGAYPTTEQVLSSLSVVLNGGGISQLETITRELNSALVGRENDIRDLLPQLNELTTNLDKQRNDIIAAMSGLDRLGGQLVRQRDVVAAAIERIHPALTVLADRTANITAAINALGDLSNVTDRLIATSGDNLKANLRSLAPVLQTLADTGVNLIEAMKIIPTFPFPMKNLDKAIKGDYLNLFITVDLTGKRLDSNWLTGTPLGGRFGGVEGVIGSFAPDTAAQSGNPATGPLQPPPAADAQPTPTIPGLPPIPGLPAIPGLTVPMPGDTAPQGGPGR from the coding sequence ATGACACGACCTCGCCGGATGGCAACCCTGGTAGTGGGACTCGCAGTGGCGCTGGGAATTTCCGGCTGCGAGTGGGACGGCCTGAACTCACTGCCCATGCCGGGCACCGAAGGCACCATGGACGGCGCGTACCGGGTGCGCATCCAGATGCCGAATGTGACCACGCTGACCAGGAATTCACCGGTGCGGGTCGACGACGTCACGGTCGGGACGGTGTCGAATATCGAGGTGGAAGGCTGGCACGCGCTGGTCACGGTCACGCTGAACCCGAGTGTGCGGCTGCCCGCCAACGCCGTCGCCAAGATCGGGCAGACCAGTCTGCTCGGCAGTAATCACGTCGAACTGGCCGCGCCGACGGACACCGCGCCGCAGGGACAGCTGAAGGGTGGCGATGTCATCCCGCTGGAGCGGGCCGGGGCCTACCCGACCACGGAGCAGGTGCTGTCCTCGCTGTCGGTGGTGCTGAACGGCGGCGGCATCTCGCAGCTGGAAACGATTACCCGCGAACTGAATTCCGCGCTGGTCGGCCGGGAGAACGATATTCGTGATCTGCTGCCGCAGCTCAATGAGCTGACCACGAACCTGGACAAGCAGCGCAACGACATCATCGCGGCGATGAGCGGGCTGGATCGTCTCGGCGGCCAGTTGGTGCGGCAGCGCGACGTGGTGGCCGCTGCCATCGAGCGGATCCATCCCGCGCTCACCGTGCTCGCCGACCGCACCGCGAACATCACCGCGGCGATCAACGCGCTCGGTGACCTCAGCAACGTCACGGATCGGCTCATCGCCACCAGCGGCGACAACCTGAAGGCGAACCTGCGCAGTCTCGCGCCGGTGCTGCAGACGCTGGCCGACACCGGGGTCAATTTGATCGAGGCGATGAAGATCATCCCGACTTTCCCGTTCCCGATGAAGAACCTGGACAAGGCGATCAAGGGCGACTACCTCAACTTGTTCATCACGGTCGACCTGACCGGCAAGCGGCTGGACAGCAACTGGCTGACCGGCACGCCACTCGGCGGCCGGTTCGGCGGTGTCGAGGGCGTGATCGGCAGTTTCGCGCCCGATACCGCCGCGCAGAGCGGCAACCCGGCAACCGGCCCGCTGCAACCACCGCCCGCCGCCGATGCGCAGCCGACGCCGACCATTCCCGGTCTGCCGCCGATTCCCGGCTTGCCCGCCATTCCCGGGCTGACCGTGCCGATGCCGGGAGACACTGCGCCACAAGGGGGTCCGGGCCGATGA
- a CDS encoding MCE family protein, with protein sequence MTLTRFVRVQLSIFAVLTVIGLAVMGGVYVKLPAMFGIGRYDVTVQLAATGGLYPTANVAYRGTNIGVVQDVLLTSTGVEAKLSIDSDYKVPADVTAWVRSVSAVGEQYVDLIPADRPTGGNLADGAVIPVERTKLPQDVGSLLDQSDRLLSSVADTRLRQVIDEAFKAFNGAGPDLQRFIDSAALLVQEAQNSAEPTKKLLDQIGPLLDTQIRSDAAIRSWTSDLATVTDQLRAHDPSLRNVLRDGPSAMQRVNAQFESLRPTLPLLLTNLVSVGQVGVTYHAGLEQLLVVFPPLIAALKTVIRGPAEYGAMVDFMVVVNDPPACTTGFLPPNERRSPSELDSVGTPPGLYCKVPQDSPIEVRGIRNTPCAEFPGVRAPTPELCRTGYVPEGNNPPFGPPQPVAPASAPVAPGPAQVAPAAYGTGTPAAARSYDPSTGQYIGPDGRTYRQGDIGPGGSGTVPSSWQAMLEEQQQ encoded by the coding sequence ATGACGCTCACCCGATTCGTCCGCGTCCAGCTGTCGATCTTCGCCGTGTTGACGGTGATCGGCCTGGCGGTGATGGGCGGGGTGTATGTGAAGCTGCCCGCCATGTTCGGCATCGGCCGGTACGACGTCACGGTGCAGCTGGCGGCGACGGGCGGTCTCTACCCGACGGCCAATGTCGCCTACCGGGGCACGAATATCGGTGTGGTGCAGGATGTTCTGCTCACCTCGACCGGTGTCGAGGCGAAGCTGTCCATCGATAGCGACTACAAGGTTCCCGCGGATGTGACGGCGTGGGTGCGCAGCGTCTCTGCGGTGGGTGAGCAGTACGTCGACCTGATTCCGGCCGACCGCCCCACCGGCGGCAATTTGGCCGACGGCGCGGTGATCCCGGTGGAACGCACCAAGTTGCCGCAGGATGTCGGCTCGTTGCTCGACCAGTCCGACCGGCTGCTGTCCAGCGTGGCCGACACGCGGCTGCGGCAGGTGATCGATGAGGCGTTCAAGGCGTTCAACGGCGCGGGTCCGGATTTGCAGCGGTTCATCGATTCGGCAGCGCTGCTGGTGCAGGAGGCGCAGAACAGCGCGGAACCGACGAAGAAGCTGCTGGACCAGATCGGGCCGTTGCTGGACACGCAGATCCGGTCCGACGCGGCCATCCGGTCGTGGACCAGCGATCTGGCCACGGTGACCGATCAGCTGCGCGCGCACGATCCGTCGCTGCGCAACGTGTTGCGCGACGGCCCTTCCGCGATGCAGCGGGTGAACGCGCAGTTCGAATCGCTGCGTCCGACGTTGCCGCTGCTGCTGACGAACCTGGTCAGCGTCGGACAGGTCGGCGTCACCTATCACGCTGGGCTGGAACAACTCCTGGTGGTCTTCCCGCCGCTGATCGCGGCGCTGAAGACGGTCATCCGCGGACCCGCGGAGTACGGCGCCATGGTCGACTTCATGGTCGTGGTCAACGACCCGCCCGCGTGTACGACCGGGTTCCTGCCGCCGAACGAGCGGCGCTCGCCGAGCGAGCTGGACTCGGTCGGTACCCCGCCGGGTCTGTACTGCAAGGTGCCGCAGGATTCGCCGATCGAGGTGCGCGGCATTCGCAATACGCCGTGCGCGGAGTTCCCCGGCGTGCGGGCGCCGACGCCCGAGCTGTGCCGGACCGGCTATGTCCCGGAAGGCAACAACCCCCCGTTCGGCCCGCCGCAACCGGTTGCGCCCGCGTCCGCGCCGGTCGCGCCCGGTCCGGCGCAGGTGGCACCCGCCGCGTACGGCACCGGCACGCCGGCTGCCGCGAGATCCTATGACCCGTCCACCGGCCAGTACATCGGCCCGGACGGCCGCACCTACCGACAGGGCGATATCGGACCGGGCGGTTCGGGCACGGTACCGTCGAGCTGGCAGGCAATGCTCGAGGAGCAGCAACAGTGA
- a CDS encoding MCE family protein yields MNMLERARNLPRWVLAVAGVLVAALVLAAGYSGVTRLGKTTITAYFPSTSGLYKGDEVRVLGVSVGRIDSIDPGKDRVQVKMTLDRGIDIPVDARAVIISPSLVSARFIQLAPAYTGGPKMADGAEIPLEHTAVPVEWDDIKAELSKLATTLGPVGDDTQGSFGRFVNTAADNMDGNGQKLRDTLRELSATLNTLSDGRTDLFGTIRNLQKFVDVLSASNEQIVQFGGRLASVSSVLANTSEELGAGLDNLDTALGDVKRFLEGSGAELTEGVQRLAEVTQQLVDKRPELERVLHSGPTALVNFYQIYKPAQGTLSGAVALNNTADPLSFLCGSVRALETNDSDRSADLCAQYLAPVISSLAMNYAPIMLNPATGVHAFPDQLKFSPPSLAEQAAPPGPPPVTVPNGIAGLAIPGGGR; encoded by the coding sequence ATGAACATGCTGGAACGAGCTCGAAACCTACCGCGCTGGGTGCTGGCGGTCGCGGGCGTGCTGGTCGCCGCGCTGGTGCTGGCCGCCGGGTACAGCGGTGTCACCCGGCTCGGGAAAACCACGATCACGGCGTATTTCCCGTCGACCTCCGGCCTGTACAAGGGTGACGAGGTTCGGGTGCTCGGCGTGAGCGTCGGCCGCATCGATTCGATCGATCCGGGCAAGGACCGGGTGCAGGTCAAGATGACCCTGGACCGCGGGATCGACATACCCGTCGACGCACGCGCGGTGATCATTTCGCCGTCGCTGGTGTCGGCGCGGTTCATCCAGCTGGCACCGGCCTACACCGGCGGCCCGAAAATGGCCGACGGCGCGGAGATTCCGCTCGAGCACACGGCCGTGCCGGTGGAGTGGGACGACATCAAGGCCGAACTGTCCAAGCTGGCAACCACTTTGGGACCGGTCGGCGACGACACGCAGGGCTCCTTCGGCCGCTTCGTCAACACCGCCGCCGACAATATGGACGGCAACGGGCAGAAACTGCGCGACACGCTGCGGGAGCTGTCCGCCACCCTGAACACGCTGTCGGACGGGCGCACCGATCTGTTCGGCACCATCCGCAATCTGCAGAAGTTCGTCGACGTGCTGTCGGCGAGCAACGAACAGATCGTGCAGTTCGGTGGCAGGCTCGCATCGGTGTCCTCGGTGCTGGCCAATACGTCGGAGGAACTCGGTGCGGGACTGGACAATCTGGATACCGCGCTGGGTGATGTGAAGCGTTTCCTCGAAGGCAGCGGCGCCGAGCTCACCGAGGGTGTGCAGCGGCTGGCCGAGGTAACGCAGCAGCTGGTGGACAAGCGCCCCGAACTGGAGCGGGTGCTGCACTCGGGACCGACGGCGCTGGTGAACTTCTATCAGATCTACAAGCCGGCTCAGGGCACGCTCAGCGGCGCGGTCGCGCTGAACAACACGGCCGATCCGCTCAGCTTCCTCTGCGGCTCGGTGCGGGCGCTGGAGACCAACGATTCCGATCGCTCCGCCGATCTGTGCGCGCAGTATCTCGCGCCGGTGATCAGTTCGCTGGCCATGAATTACGCGCCGATCATGCTGAATCCGGCCACCGGGGTGCACGCGTTCCCGGACCAGCTGAAGTTCAGCCCGCCGAGTCTGGCCGAGCAGGCGGCGCCGCCCGGGCCGCCGCCGGTGACGGTGCCGAATGGCATTGCCGGACTCGCTATCCCGGGAGGAGGGCGATGA
- a CDS encoding h domain protein, which yields MKTRGKILLAALSVVTLAALIVLGVSGFRIWDDKQAEQARKDALTAADRTVSAMFTYDYQTVDTELPKAADNLSPKFRDDYLKLIEQAIAPGAKDKQLSVKATTQAGGVVSADKSHVVVLLFLNQVTTSKDSPEGTTTGSRVRATLDKDGDRWLVDQVTPV from the coding sequence ATGAAAACGCGTGGCAAGATCCTGCTGGCGGCCCTGAGCGTGGTCACCCTCGCGGCCTTGATCGTGTTGGGCGTCAGCGGATTCCGGATCTGGGACGACAAACAAGCCGAACAGGCGCGCAAGGACGCGCTGACCGCCGCCGACCGCACGGTCTCGGCCATGTTCACCTACGACTACCAAACGGTGGACACCGAACTGCCCAAGGCGGCCGACAACCTCTCGCCGAAGTTCCGTGACGACTACCTGAAGCTGATCGAGCAGGCCATCGCCCCGGGCGCCAAGGACAAGCAACTCTCCGTCAAGGCCACCACCCAGGCGGGCGGTGTCGTCTCCGCCGACAAGTCCCATGTGGTGGTCCTGCTGTTCCTGAATCAGGTGACCACCAGCAAGGATTCACCCGAGGGCACCACCACCGGCAGCCGCGTCCGCGCCACCCTGGACAAGGACGGCGACCGCTGGCTGGTCGACCAGGTCACGCCGGTCTGA
- a CDS encoding sensor histidine kinase, giving the protein MSGGRVATIRAKASDVLSAIPLRVTLMVVLVLTAGLGLLISGMVVTSSLEQSLTDRTDQQLREGVLEWSRRARIQPPPVPPPDPRHAPSQFYVRSVGTTDGPTFFLNAFGVDAQPALPDSPGPVPVTVGSVGGGPIEWRALTLRTPDRITTVALPLNQNNDTVNRLIMLQLVVGLVVLAALAVVAYFVIRRSLRPLRRVENIAAAIARGEMYRRVPVRGNNTEVDRLSQSLNGMLAQIQQAFAKTEASEAAAKSSEANMRRFIADASHELRTPLTTIRGFAELYRQGATTDPDLFMDRIERESQRMGILVEDLLMLARLDAQRPLEQGQVDLLAVASDAVHSARAMAAAADPDAPCRRIQLEIRSGEGTLEVIGDETRLRQVLTNLLNNALTHTPADASVTVRLTPADDEVLLEVADTGPGLPPEEADRIFERFYRTDSSRTRASGGTGLGLSIVQALVTAHGGTVNVRSVEGEGTTFTVRLPREHAA; this is encoded by the coding sequence ATGAGCGGGGGGCGGGTCGCGACGATCCGCGCCAAGGCCTCCGACGTGCTGTCGGCGATCCCGTTGCGGGTGACGCTGATGGTGGTGCTGGTCCTGACCGCAGGGCTCGGGCTGCTGATCTCCGGGATGGTGGTCACCTCCAGTTTAGAGCAGTCGCTGACCGACCGCACCGACCAGCAACTGCGCGAGGGCGTGCTGGAGTGGTCGCGGCGGGCGCGGATCCAACCACCGCCGGTGCCGCCGCCGGATCCGCGGCATGCGCCGAGCCAGTTCTACGTCCGCTCGGTGGGGACGACGGACGGACCGACCTTCTTCCTCAATGCCTTCGGCGTGGATGCCCAACCCGCCCTACCGGATTCGCCCGGCCCCGTCCCGGTGACCGTCGGTTCGGTGGGTGGCGGGCCGATCGAGTGGCGAGCGTTGACACTGCGCACCCCGGACCGCATCACAACCGTGGCGCTACCGCTCAACCAGAACAATGACACGGTCAATCGGTTGATCATGCTGCAACTCGTCGTCGGACTGGTCGTGCTCGCCGCGCTCGCGGTGGTCGCCTACTTCGTTATCCGGCGCAGCCTGCGTCCGCTGCGCCGGGTGGAGAACATCGCCGCGGCCATCGCCCGCGGCGAGATGTATCGCCGAGTTCCGGTGCGCGGCAACAATACCGAGGTCGATCGCCTGTCCCAATCCTTGAACGGCATGCTGGCTCAGATCCAGCAGGCGTTCGCGAAGACCGAGGCGTCCGAGGCGGCCGCGAAGAGTTCGGAGGCGAACATGCGCCGGTTCATCGCCGACGCCAGCCACGAATTGCGCACCCCGCTCACCACCATCCGCGGCTTCGCCGAGCTCTACCGCCAGGGCGCCACCACCGATCCCGACCTCTTCATGGACCGCATCGAACGCGAGTCCCAGCGGATGGGCATCCTCGTCGAGGACCTACTGATGCTGGCCCGCCTCGACGCCCAGCGCCCGCTGGAACAGGGCCAGGTCGACCTGCTGGCGGTGGCCAGCGATGCCGTGCACAGTGCCCGCGCCATGGCGGCGGCCGCCGACCCGGACGCGCCCTGCCGCCGCATTCAACTCGAAATTCGTTCTGGTGAAGGCACGTTGGAGGTAATCGGTGACGAGACCCGACTCCGGCAGGTCCTGACGAACCTGCTCAACAACGCGCTCACGCACACTCCGGCCGACGCCTCGGTCACCGTTCGCCTCACCCCCGCCGACGATGAAGTGCTGCTCGAGGTCGCCGATACCGGCCCTGGTCTACCTCCCGAGGAGGCCGACCGCATCTTCGAACGCTTCTACCGCACCGACAGCTCACGCACTCGCGCCAGCGGCGGCACCGGCCTCGGGCTGTCCATCGTGCAAGCCCTGGTCACCGCGCACGGCGGCACGGTGAACGTGCGCAGCGTCGAAGGCGAAGGGACCACCTTCACCGTCCGACTGCCGCGCGAACACGCTGCGTGA